Below is a window of Congzhengia minquanensis DNA.
AGTTTTGCAGAAAGGTTAAGGTTTGGGTTGCGGTCAGCGTTGTGTCCGCGGGAACAGACACTCTCATGTTTGTCAGATCGACTGCCGTTTCCTGCATTGCCGCAAGATAAATCAGCGTGTGGGCGCTGTCTTTTAAAAAGCCTTGTTCGTCGTAATAGCTTTCGCTTAAATATTCCACGTCTGCAATGGGCTTTAGCACATGAAAAACATTTGCAACGCAGAGTTTAATTCCATTATCTTTCACGTAGGCCTCCTCCGCTGCATCAATCAGCGCCTCAGAAAAAGCTTCCAGCAAAAGATTATTTTCCCGTTTGGCGCTTGGCACAGGCGTCAGGAGCATAAGCGCAATGTTTCGGGACTTTGCTGCAGAAATAATTTTTGCAACGGCTTGCTTATATTCTGAAACCGTTGGCGTGCCTGTTCTGTCTCCTCGGTAAAGCGCCGGGATTTCAGGCATTACGATCGCGCAAGTCACATCAGGATATGCGTCGAATTGCGCACCGATTGTCTCTGCAATTGCTTGCGCCTCCTGACCGCTGTTAGACAAATCAACCACTCTCTTGTTTTGATAGCGAGAGTCGTTTCTGAGCTTCATTCTGATGAATTCGGGATATGTCTGGCAAAAGCCGGCTGACGCCGCTGCACCAGCTGTTGCACTGCCGCCGGTAATCAAAACAGAATCATATGCGGCAGAGGCTAAGCTTGACAGAAAAGCGTTATTTAAATCTGTCAGTTTGCTGTTAATGTCGGTAAAATCAGCACGCTTTTTACCCCTTTTTAAATCTACTTTAAAGTCTAACTTTTTTTGCGTTTCATTCATTTGTTTTGGGGTTAAGGAAAGAACGCTGCTGTCCTTCACGCCCAAACCTTTTAAAATTGCTTTTGCAATTTCTGCTTGCCCAAAGCGGTTGGGGTGGTAGGCGTCGGCCTCGTAATAATCCGCAAATGCCGGCAGGTTTTCATCTGTACCATAAGCAATATTGTCAAAGACTGTGGACAGGTCAATGTGAGTGATGTCGTAGCCTTGTGCTGCCATCTCCTCCGCCACCGTTTTAATTCCCGCTGAAATTTGCGTCAGCTTATGAATACTGCCATTCGAATTCATGGGAATTGGTGTAAACAAAATGATTTTACGGTTTTCCGGCACACCAACTGCAACGTTTTCCGTTGATGGAACGATTTTTTCAATTAGCGTTCTATATTTGTCTGTAAACACTGCTTCTGTGTCAGATTTGTTATTCGTCCCCAGAAAAACAGAAACGATTTCCGCCTGATATTTCCCCAGCATATCGTCAAAGTTATTCAAATAGTCCTCAACCTTAAAGCCCGGAACTGCGGTTTTAACAAAACGAAAATTGTTTCCTTGCTCAATGTTAAAATAGTATTTTAAATAATCGTCATATTTTTTATACCCGCGGCAGTAGAAGTCGCTGGTGATGCTGTCACCTGCAACCAGCCAGGTTTTCGTTGTCTCGTCCGGCGCCGCATTTGCCGCTGGAAGCACCAAACCGGGCAGGATGAATACAATGGCAAGAAGTAAATAAAGTTGTTTTCTAATCATAAAACCCCTCATTTCCTTTGTAAAATAAAACGACCATCTCGTTTTAAAATAAGATGGTCGTTTTGATTGCTTCCTCTTAGTCCATATTCGTATAAATTACGATAGAACGAACCTCGCCGTATCTCGCATTAATTGCCATCTTCGTCGCGGTAGTTGTGTCGCGGCAATCTCTGTAAGATGTTAAATCTGCAACAGATGCCGTGCGCACGGTTTCTTTATTGCCGTCATAGAGCATGATGGGAACGGATTTTAATGCATATACATAAGATTCCCGGTCAGTATCCTTTTCTGCCTCATTCGGGTCGAATACCAGCTCTGCAAAGCCGTTGTAACAGTCGTACAGCATGCCATAGACTGTTCTTGATGCAACTCCGTGATTGTTCAGATTTTGATAGGCCTCGGGATTGCTTGCGTCCACAACAAATTCAACTTCTTTAATATATCCTTCAGAATCTGTTCCGAATCGGATAACATCGCCCGTTTCTAAAACAGGAGTTCCGTTGTAGGAATTATTTAAAATTACTGATGCGTCTGGATACGGATTGGTACCGTCGTACATTTTAATTGTAAAGCCGTCCGGCGAAAGGTCGTTGGTGAATGCTACGCCGTCTTTCATGCCATAAACTCGAATTACGTTTTCACCATTAGCATTTACTGCAGTTGTAATTTTTTCAATTACGCTGATATAAGTGTTGGCAGTCATACTTGCGCTGGTTTTTCCGTAGATAACCGCAAGCTCTATGGCGTTGGATCTACCTACATTGTAAACGTCAAGATATGGCTTATCATCGTTACTGAGGACTGAAGAAACAGAACCCACAGAGAAGTTTTTATCATTGTCCCATGCGCCACCTTCGGTAACCTCAACCGTTGTTTTGCCGCCGTTTCCGTCGTCAATTTCAACCGTTTCTTTTGCAGGAACACAGAAGAGGACTGCTGTTGAGTCGAACACGAAACGGTCGCCCAGGGTTTTGTCGCTGGATTTATATCCCAGTGTATTTTTCAGTTCACCGTAATATCCCAAACTTGACGAATTGTTTCCACCGGCATCCAGTTCTTTCGTATCTACAACCTTAATCTTTCCGTCATTGTTGGTGGAATATCCGATAATCTGTTTCACAGCTTTGCCCGAATTGTCCGTTAAGGCCGTAAAAACATCAGATTTAGAACCATCAAACGCCTTAACCCCCCGTCTTCCGTCCAGTGTTACCTTATCGTTACAAACAAATTCTGTAATTTTTCCTGTGCTCTCCAAAATCTTAAGGCGAACGGTACTGTCAATGGTTGATTTTGCATCAACACCCAGTAAATATCCATAACCGCCCGCTGTTTCCAAACCTTCATCGTCAATTGTTACGATTTCGTGGTCGCTGTTAAAGTGGAAAGTGTAAATTGCGCCTAAATTCGGTTCGTAAATTTTGTTCGTTTTAATCAGGTATTTATAATACTCCGACACGTTATAAACCGTACCATTAACGGTTAGAGTATCTTCGTCGTATGTGCTGATTACACCAATTTCATTGTATGTGGTCGCTACAACATCATAATGGATAGATTTTGCGCTGTCAATCCGGCGAATTCCTTCGTCGTCTACATATTCACTGCTTGCAGCAACCGATAAAACATCCCATTGAGAAAGACCTGTAATATCTTTTACAAGTTTTCCATCACGTTCAATACGATATGTAACGCTGCTGTCCTGTGGGTCAAGCATGATTTGGTTCTGTCCATACATATCCGAAATTGTAAACCTGTCTGCGTTTACTGCGCTTACTACATACATAATATAAGATGTCACTAAAACAACATCATAATCGCCGCTGTTATCTGAATCGAGCAGCAGAACCTTTCCGTTCTCCGGGGTAAGCAAAAACTTAGAATTTAACGACCGCGCCACTCCGTTATAAATTAGGTCAGCCGTGGGAGAAACAGTTTTTCTTTTTAAGTTTTCATTCTCATCATAAAAAGCAAGCGTTTTTAAAGTTGTTTCCCCCGGTTCAATATCCCGGGCATCAACTTCAACACACTCCATTCGCTCCATTCTGGGACGGATATATCGAATGGTTCCAACCGTATCGTCTTTTGATTTGTAATAATAAATTTCTACATTATAACCAAGATAAATTTCAGCGTTTGTCTCACCGACATTATAAAGAGTGCCGTCAATCATAATTTTATCTCTACCGGCTTTTGAACCAAGCGCCGAAACAGCAGAAACACTGTTTGCCGTTATCTGGCCTTCCACTTTATAAATCTGAAAGTGTTCCGATAGAACTGTTTCTCCTTCTATACGCTGATACTTTGTCTTATCTCCAACTTCCACAAGCTGAAGAAGGTCCGTATCAACAATATTTACCAAAAGCTGATAAACGTCGCCGGCCGTTACAAAATCATTTGGTGCGCAATCAACCCTGTCTAACAGATTCAGCTTTTGCGCCTGATTAAAATAACCAATGGGATATCCTGCCTCCCGTGCATACACGTCATAACCCAGAGCCACTACAGACATTTTTACGGCCTCGTTTAAGGTCACAGCCCTGTCAGGATAAAAATATCCGTCTCCCGTACCGTTGATAATTCCCATGTCATAAGCCGCACGGATGGCGTCAGAATAAACAGAAGCGGGTGGAACGTCATTAAAAATCTGCTTGTTGTCATGCCCTAAGGTAGTATAGCCCATTGCTTCACATAGTAAAGACACGAACTGGCCTCTGCCAACCACTGTGGTTTGCTGTAGGGATGTATTCTTTAAAACACCCAGCGCCTGCAGCTTTTCTGCGGCAGCTGTATAGTTGCTGTTTTCTGTTACCTCCTGTACCGGAGCCACGTCCTCGGAGGCCTCCTCAGCAAATGCAACAGGTGAAACAGACATCATGAATACAAGCACACCTGCAAGTAGTTTCTTTGCTATTTTCATTTTGTGATCATCCTTTCACTCTTCGACTACTCTATCATAATTTAAGCCAATGACAACAGCTGTGAAATAATTTTGCACGCCTGTGCCCTTGTGGCAAAACTGCCGGGAGCAAAATTGCCGTCTCCAACGCCGTTTATAATGCCGTTTGCACTCATTGCCGCAACTGCTTCTTTTGCATAACTTCCAATTTCAGCTTCGTCAGAAAACGCAATTCCGTTACCGCCCGAAAGGTCAACTCCTGCATATACGGCAATACGGTAAGCAAGTGTTGCCATGTCCTGTCTTGTAATTTCGCTGCCTACTCCAAAATGCCTTTCGTCAACGCCGTTTACCAATTCCTTTTCCATGCCGCTTGCAACGTATTTATAATACCATGCGTTATCTGCTACATCATCTAACTCGCATACTGCGCCATCGCTTACCAGATTGAACGCTTCCAGAGCAATTTTTAAAAATTCTTCCCGTTTAATGTTGTCGTTGGGACGAAATTTTTTGTTACCGTCACCGGATACAATTCCCTTTTCTGTCAGGGACAAGATGCTGTCTTTTGCCCATGTTACGCTTTCTAAATCGTCATAGGGCTCGTTAGAAGGTTCCACAACATTGCTCGTATCATCTTTATCTTTATCGCCGACATAAACGTCGGTAACTTTGTTACCGCCTCTGTTGCCTCCGCCGCCCGAGCTTCCGCCGCCACCGCCGGAGGAACCGCCGCCTGGGTTGTCATCTTCTTCGTCTTCATATTTTTCCAACAAGTCATCAAACTTTGTTCTGGCCTGTTTTATGGTGTCAAAATCAGCCTTTGCCATTTCTTTTGCAATTGCAGTCTGGCTGTCCTCATTTAAATCCTCAAAACGATCCATGTCAAAATTTAAATATTCGTTGTTCTCTTCAACAAATTTCACAAAATCGCCGTATGCAATTGCATTTAAATATGGAACGCACAGTTCTTCGTTAAAAGCTGTGCTAAGGTCATCTTCCTTTTCAAATGGCTTTCTGCCATACACCGCTTTATAAACAAGTTCTTTTTCTTCCGAAGCAAGGCTTCCGTATAATCCCTTTTCAGACAAGTCGAACTTAAAAACAGAGTTATAATCGGTGATCGCCTGCATCATTTTTTCCGCGTCAGAAGCATGGTTCACATTGGAAAGCGCAATAGCATTGTTAAACACAACGGCTGCTTTGTCGGATGCATCGTCGCCTATGTAATCTCCACGGCTTGCATACAGTGCCTTGTTAATTTCCAACTGCTGCGTCTCAGACATTGCTGCATAGCTGTCGATCAAAAATCCCATAGCGTTGTAAAGCTTATTTAAATATTCTTTTTGTGCTTCGTCGTCATCTTCCTTACCAAGCAGAACGCTGGTTAATGCATCGGCGCTTGGCGCATTAACAATGTTGTCGATTGCGTCTAACCGGTCATTCTTGCTGGCATAATAAAACTCTGCATTTTCAAAAAAGGTCCCGTTGGCGCCTACTGTTGCTGTATATGTTCCGCTTTCACTGTCGTCTAACATGAAAAACGAAAACGAATAGGTTCCATTTTCCGGAGTCGTGTCATTTGAATAATGGCAAGCCTTTTGAAATTCATCAACCGATAATTGGTTCACATCAGAATAACCGGGCTTTAAAACGATACAGATAACGTTATCCATATCGCCTGCGCTACCGCTTATGGTTACATGAGCCCCCAAAAGACTGACGCTTGGTTTTTCAGCCGCAGAAACAGTTGATGTCAGCATTAAGCCGAGAA
It encodes the following:
- a CDS encoding S-layer homology domain-containing protein; the encoded protein is MKIAKKLLAGVLVFMMSVSPVAFAEEASEDVAPVQEVTENSNYTAAAEKLQALGVLKNTSLQQTTVVGRGQFVSLLCEAMGYTTLGHDNKQIFNDVPPASVYSDAIRAAYDMGIINGTGDGYFYPDRAVTLNEAVKMSVVALGYDVYAREAGYPIGYFNQAQKLNLLDRVDCAPNDFVTAGDVYQLLVNIVDTDLLQLVEVGDKTKYQRIEGETVLSEHFQIYKVEGQITANSVSAVSALGSKAGRDKIMIDGTLYNVGETNAEIYLGYNVEIYYYKSKDDTVGTIRYIRPRMERMECVEVDARDIEPGETTLKTLAFYDENENLKRKTVSPTADLIYNGVARSLNSKFLLTPENGKVLLLDSDNSGDYDVVLVTSYIMYVVSAVNADRFTISDMYGQNQIMLDPQDSSVTYRIERDGKLVKDITGLSQWDVLSVAASSEYVDDEGIRRIDSAKSIHYDVVATTYNEIGVISTYDEDTLTVNGTVYNVSEYYKYLIKTNKIYEPNLGAIYTFHFNSDHEIVTIDDEGLETAGGYGYLLGVDAKSTIDSTVRLKILESTGKITEFVCNDKVTLDGRRGVKAFDGSKSDVFTALTDNSGKAVKQIIGYSTNNDGKIKVVDTKELDAGGNNSSSLGYYGELKNTLGYKSSDKTLGDRFVFDSTAVLFCVPAKETVEIDDGNGGKTTVEVTEGGAWDNDKNFSVGSVSSVLSNDDKPYLDVYNVGRSNAIELAVIYGKTSASMTANTYISVIEKITTAVNANGENVIRVYGMKDGVAFTNDLSPDGFTIKMYDGTNPYPDASVILNNSYNGTPVLETGDVIRFGTDSEGYIKEVEFVVDASNPEAYQNLNNHGVASRTVYGMLYDCYNGFAELVFDPNEAEKDTDRESYVYALKSVPIMLYDGNKETVRTASVADLTSYRDCRDTTTATKMAINARYGEVRSIVIYTNMD
- a CDS encoding S-layer homology domain-containing protein, with the translated sequence MKTHKLKKMISLVTAVSLLLGLMLTSTVSAAEKPSVSLLGAHVTISGSAGDMDNVICIVLKPGYSDVNQLSVDEFQKACHYSNDTTPENGTYSFSFFMLDDSESGTYTATVGANGTFFENAEFYYASKNDRLDAIDNIVNAPSADALTSVLLGKEDDDEAQKEYLNKLYNAMGFLIDSYAAMSETQQLEINKALYASRGDYIGDDASDKAAVVFNNAIALSNVNHASDAEKMMQAITDYNSVFKFDLSEKGLYGSLASEEKELVYKAVYGRKPFEKEDDLSTAFNEELCVPYLNAIAYGDFVKFVEENNEYLNFDMDRFEDLNEDSQTAIAKEMAKADFDTIKQARTKFDDLLEKYEDEEDDNPGGGSSGGGGGSSGGGGNRGGNKVTDVYVGDKDKDDTSNVVEPSNEPYDDLESVTWAKDSILSLTEKGIVSGDGNKKFRPNDNIKREEFLKIALEAFNLVSDGAVCELDDVADNAWYYKYVASGMEKELVNGVDERHFGVGSEITRQDMATLAYRIAVYAGVDLSGGNGIAFSDEAEIGSYAKEAVAAMSANGIINGVGDGNFAPGSFATRAQACKIISQLLSLA